In one window of Nicotiana tabacum cultivar K326 chromosome 12, ASM71507v2, whole genome shotgun sequence DNA:
- the LOC107810727 gene encoding protein OSB1, mitochondrial isoform X1: MAAAAARSLSIFKRAAQFRRHQHFSSSSAANHGPWDFYYGDSEGEESAVYQHALKFQRPSTIKQHQVLHNSVSLIGKIDSPFRRINTTNGAFGLHTFLNVSASSHSRPSFKVMLKIWDEMAEVSMEHLKPKDLVYVWGHLKSYMKTDENGKRMMRHEVVVKEINFVTPDFQASACPELEKKESGGTDEDELEKYRNRIHLWQIFFASPYEWMDFRKSKVNPKYPDFKHRDAGEVLWLRTDDPPWIKRQLEILDSRFVYPGF; this comes from the exons ATGGCAGCAGCAGCCGCCCGTTCCCTCTCCATATTCAAAAGGGCAGCTCAATTTCGCCGCCACCAGCACTTCTCGTCGTCGTCGGCGGCGAATCACGGGCCGTGGGATTTCTATTACGGTGATAGTGAAGGCGAGGAAAGTGCAGTGTATCAGCACGCCCTTAAATTCCAACGGCCGTCAACTATAAAACAACACCAAGTTCTCCACAACTCCGTCAGTCTCATAGGAAAAATTGATTCTCCGTTCAGAAGAATTAACACCACTAACGGCGCTTTTGGCCTTCATACTTTCCTCAATGTCTCCGCCTCTTCTCATTCCCGCCCCTCTTTTAA AGTTATGCTGAAAATATGGGATGAAATGGCGGAAGTGTCAATGGAGCATTTGAAACCGAAGGATTTGGTGTATGTTTGGGGTCATTTGAAATCATACATGAAGACTGACGAGAATGGTAAACGCATGATGAGACACGAG GTAGTTGTCAAGGAAATAAATTTTGTTACTCCAGATTTTCAAGCCTCGGCCTGCCCAGAACTTGAGAAGAAAGAATCAGGAGGTACAG ATGAAGATGAATTGGAGAAGTACAGGAACCGGATCCATTTGTGGCAAATTTTCTTCGCTAGCCCTTATGAATGGATGGACTTCAGGAAGAGTAAAGTCAATCCTAAATACCCAGACTTTAAGCACAGAGATGCTGGTGAAGTTCTTTGGCTCAGGACGGATGATCCCCCCTGGATAAAAAGACAGTTGGAGATTCTAGATTCTAGATTCGTTTACCCAGGTTTCTAA
- the LOC107810727 gene encoding protein OSB1, mitochondrial isoform X2 → MAAAAARSLSIFKRAAQFRRHQHFSSSSAANHGPWDFYYGDSEGEESAVYQHALKFQRPSTIKQHQVLHNSVSLIGKIDSPFRRINTTNGAFGLHTFLNVSASSHSRPSFKVMLKIWDEMAEVSMEHLKPKDLVYVWGHLKSYMKTDENGKRMMRHEVVVKEINFVTPDFQASACPELEKKESGDEDELEKYRNRIHLWQIFFASPYEWMDFRKSKVNPKYPDFKHRDAGEVLWLRTDDPPWIKRQLEILDSRFVYPGF, encoded by the exons ATGGCAGCAGCAGCCGCCCGTTCCCTCTCCATATTCAAAAGGGCAGCTCAATTTCGCCGCCACCAGCACTTCTCGTCGTCGTCGGCGGCGAATCACGGGCCGTGGGATTTCTATTACGGTGATAGTGAAGGCGAGGAAAGTGCAGTGTATCAGCACGCCCTTAAATTCCAACGGCCGTCAACTATAAAACAACACCAAGTTCTCCACAACTCCGTCAGTCTCATAGGAAAAATTGATTCTCCGTTCAGAAGAATTAACACCACTAACGGCGCTTTTGGCCTTCATACTTTCCTCAATGTCTCCGCCTCTTCTCATTCCCGCCCCTCTTTTAA AGTTATGCTGAAAATATGGGATGAAATGGCGGAAGTGTCAATGGAGCATTTGAAACCGAAGGATTTGGTGTATGTTTGGGGTCATTTGAAATCATACATGAAGACTGACGAGAATGGTAAACGCATGATGAGACACGAG GTAGTTGTCAAGGAAATAAATTTTGTTACTCCAGATTTTCAAGCCTCGGCCTGCCCAGAACTTGAGAAGAAAGAATCAGGAG ATGAAGATGAATTGGAGAAGTACAGGAACCGGATCCATTTGTGGCAAATTTTCTTCGCTAGCCCTTATGAATGGATGGACTTCAGGAAGAGTAAAGTCAATCCTAAATACCCAGACTTTAAGCACAGAGATGCTGGTGAAGTTCTTTGGCTCAGGACGGATGATCCCCCCTGGATAAAAAGACAGTTGGAGATTCTAGATTCTAGATTCGTTTACCCAGGTTTCTAA